In Gimesia sp., a single genomic region encodes these proteins:
- a CDS encoding oxidoreductase yields the protein MKTVLITGASAGFGKLVAEKLLAKGYTVYAAARRVERMQDLEAKGAHVMHMDVTDNESVKAGVGRVLDEQQRIDVLFNNAGYGSYGTIEDIPLEEIQRQYDVNVFGMGRLIQAVLPQMRQQRSGTIINTSSVVGQISTAVVGWYASTKHAVEAFSDALRMEVKPLGIDVVIIEPGAVKTEFDEVAFGTLDSLDLAEDYKPLVSGFRKYTGAMYAKCPGPEGTANAVIKAIEARNPKTRYATTMDAKLLPRVKRLLTDKLFDKVVLSQMK from the coding sequence ATGAAGACAGTCTTGATCACCGGTGCTTCTGCCGGATTTGGAAAACTGGTTGCTGAGAAACTACTGGCGAAAGGCTATACCGTATACGCGGCAGCACGGCGGGTCGAGCGGATGCAGGACCTGGAAGCCAAAGGCGCTCATGTGATGCACATGGATGTGACCGATAACGAATCCGTCAAAGCGGGAGTGGGGCGCGTTCTGGATGAACAGCAGCGAATCGATGTGCTGTTCAACAACGCGGGCTACGGTTCGTACGGCACAATTGAAGACATCCCACTGGAAGAGATTCAGCGTCAGTATGATGTCAATGTCTTCGGCATGGGACGCTTAATCCAGGCGGTTCTCCCCCAGATGCGTCAGCAGCGTTCGGGGACTATCATCAATACATCGTCAGTAGTCGGTCAGATTTCAACAGCCGTGGTGGGCTGGTACGCTTCGACCAAACACGCCGTCGAAGCTTTTTCGGATGCGCTGCGGATGGAGGTCAAGCCGCTGGGAATTGACGTGGTCATCATCGAGCCGGGCGCCGTCAAAACCGAATTCGACGAAGTCGCCTTTGGTACCCTCGACAGCCTGGATCTCGCGGAAGACTACAAACCTCTGGTCTCCGGCTTCCGTAAATATACCGGCGCGATGTATGCCAAGTGCCCGGGTCCGGAAGGGACAGCGAACGCCGTGATCAAAGCGATCGAGGCCAGGAATCCCAAGACCCGCTACGCAACAACGATGGACGCTAAACTATTGCCCCGCGTGAAGCGACTGTTGACAGACAAGCTGTTCGATAAGGTTGTATTGAGTCAGATGAAGTAG
- a CDS encoding DUF6368 family protein, producing MAGPAAGIILPEPLTQVQKNDIFLYLESIASQIHGKYDYSIEGRPFLYTEGTETDDALQIYIDEAVPEVIGWIPQDSIGFAAMCKSEQDHRILGELCLYFARELSGLIDFGWTLGKLTDYCGTLYEIYYDKHNGLNQFYHVGDAEFMEYWLQHPGFHMIK from the coding sequence ATGGCAGGTCCCGCTGCAGGCATTATCCTGCCTGAGCCTCTGACTCAAGTGCAAAAGAACGACATTTTTCTGTATCTGGAGAGTATTGCATCTCAGATTCATGGGAAGTACGACTACTCGATCGAAGGACGTCCCTTTCTTTACACAGAGGGAACGGAAACTGACGATGCACTCCAGATCTACATCGACGAAGCGGTTCCGGAAGTGATTGGCTGGATCCCTCAGGATTCGATCGGCTTCGCAGCCATGTGCAAGTCGGAGCAGGATCATCGGATTCTGGGAGAACTCTGCCTGTACTTTGCCCGTGAACTATCAGGACTGATTGATTTTGGCTGGACGCTGGGAAAGCTGACTGACTACTGCGGAACGCTTTATGAGATTTACTACGACAAGCACAACGGCTTGAACCAGTTTTATCATGTGGGAGATGCAGAATTTATGGAATACTGGCTGCAGCACCCCGGCTTTCACATGATCAAATAG
- a CDS encoding mechanosensitive ion channel family protein — protein sequence MPALIRFFLILSMVAGGPSVSRGQEQEPAESAPAEPQPVEETVPAPKAVNVTPAALDADISRRLTHILEATEWFTEPEADVDEGVAFLTGTTDDEKYRTWAGELARNTQDVVAVVNRIQVRQPPLWDMSASFLPMREILRNTVRAIPTIIMALLILLLTWLSMLLCGWVADWTLLSRVDNKLLKGVLRKALLLIVLLFGIYLVLQISGLTRLATTVIGGTGLIGLIIGIAFRDIAENFLASILISMQNPFRYGDLIEVEGVEGFVQRVNTRGTLLMTLEGNHVQIPNSIIYKSKIENFTSNPKVRLDFLIGVGYDVPLIEAQTLAKTTLGQHPAVLDDPEPLVLVENLAASTVNLRLYYWIDGHKHSVLKVNSALMRQVKTAFEEQGFSMPDDAREVIFPQGVPVQMQEAEQDLPMEPAPARLPSRPRPVNLMDEETVSEAEGELTNEYNDIKRQSQQARDPEEDSTDLLADTPKQDVE from the coding sequence ATGCCTGCACTGATTCGGTTCTTTCTCATACTCAGCATGGTGGCAGGAGGTCCGTCGGTCAGCAGGGGGCAGGAACAGGAGCCGGCAGAATCAGCGCCCGCGGAACCGCAGCCGGTTGAGGAGACGGTGCCGGCGCCGAAAGCGGTAAATGTCACGCCAGCCGCCCTTGATGCAGATATTTCGCGACGACTGACTCACATTCTGGAAGCAACAGAATGGTTTACCGAACCGGAAGCAGACGTCGATGAAGGAGTCGCCTTTCTCACGGGAACGACTGACGATGAAAAGTACCGCACCTGGGCCGGAGAACTGGCGCGGAACACTCAGGATGTCGTGGCGGTGGTCAACCGGATTCAGGTAAGACAGCCGCCCCTGTGGGACATGAGCGCGTCATTTTTGCCAATGCGGGAGATACTGCGGAACACGGTGCGCGCGATTCCGACTATTATCATGGCACTCTTAATCCTGCTGCTGACCTGGCTGAGTATGCTGCTCTGCGGCTGGGTGGCGGATTGGACATTGCTGAGTCGCGTGGATAACAAGCTGTTGAAAGGGGTACTGCGAAAAGCACTGCTGTTGATTGTTCTCCTGTTCGGCATTTACCTGGTGTTGCAGATCTCCGGTCTGACGCGACTGGCGACTACCGTGATTGGTGGGACCGGGCTGATTGGTTTGATCATCGGGATCGCCTTCCGGGACATTGCAGAAAACTTCCTGGCCAGTATTCTGATCAGCATGCAGAATCCGTTTCGCTATGGTGATCTCATTGAGGTCGAAGGGGTTGAGGGCTTTGTTCAACGGGTTAATACCCGAGGTACCCTGCTGATGACGCTGGAGGGCAATCACGTTCAGATTCCGAACTCAATCATCTACAAGAGCAAGATTGAGAACTTCACCTCGAATCCCAAGGTCCGGCTCGACTTCCTCATTGGAGTCGGATACGACGTGCCGCTCATCGAAGCGCAGACACTTGCGAAAACGACGCTGGGACAGCACCCGGCTGTGCTCGACGATCCTGAACCTCTGGTACTGGTCGAAAACCTGGCAGCCTCGACCGTGAATCTGCGACTGTATTACTGGATCGACGGCCATAAGCACAGCGTACTCAAAGTCAATTCCGCGTTAATGCGTCAGGTCAAGACGGCATTCGAAGAACAGGGATTCTCGATGCCCGACGACGCGCGCGAAGTCATCTTCCCGCAGGGAGTACCAGTTCAGATGCAGGAGGCGGAACAGGACCTCCCCATGGAGCCGGCTCCCGCGCGACTGCCTTCCCGACCGCGGCCCGTCAACCTGATGGACGAAGAGACGGTATCGGAGGCGGAAGGGGAACTGACCAACGAATACAACGACATCAAACGCCAGAGCCAACAGGCCCGCGATCCGGAAGAAGACTCAACCGATCTGTTGGCGGATACGCCTAAGCAGGATGTGGAGTAA
- a CDS encoding NAD(P)/FAD-dependent oxidoreductase has protein sequence MNQTSKELPRLVIIGGGFAGINVAKAFKNVAVEIDLIDKRNYHLFQPLLYQVATGELDPANIAAPIRKILWKQKNVHVALGKVTNIDFDNKIVQFDGGEMDYDYLVIATGAQQSYFGHDEFRVHAPGLKTIDDALEIRRRLFLAFEEAEWEADEESRRKKLTFVIVGGGPTGVELAGAVKEVATETLPKEFRNVHCDMARVILVDGGERLVGPMPEDLGKKAQEVLEKMGVEIHLQVHVNDVTSEGVVIGDETIPAENVFWAAGVQGQDLAKELDVETDRGSRIVVNPDMSIPGHPEVFVVGDAAHATDAKTGKPVPGVAQGAIQTGRFVAEIIKQELEGNPPKERPAFSYYDKGSMAMIGRGNAIAAIGKVHYSGILGWISWNILHVMFLVGFRNRFKVMLDWLWNYIWKTRRSRLITGDPQVHIKRLYSERQKREEEKHRRLLQRKQDEEQ, from the coding sequence ATGAATCAGACTTCTAAGGAACTGCCACGGCTGGTCATCATCGGCGGAGGCTTCGCGGGCATCAACGTCGCCAAGGCATTCAAGAATGTCGCGGTGGAGATTGATCTGATCGACAAACGGAATTACCACCTGTTTCAGCCTCTGCTGTACCAGGTGGCAACCGGAGAACTCGATCCCGCGAATATCGCCGCGCCAATCCGCAAGATCCTCTGGAAACAGAAGAACGTGCACGTAGCCCTGGGCAAGGTCACCAACATTGACTTCGATAATAAGATCGTGCAGTTTGATGGGGGTGAAATGGACTACGATTACCTGGTCATCGCCACCGGTGCCCAGCAGTCCTACTTCGGACATGACGAATTTCGTGTGCACGCACCCGGTCTCAAAACGATTGACGATGCCCTGGAAATCCGTCGCCGTCTCTTCCTCGCATTCGAAGAAGCGGAATGGGAGGCCGACGAAGAGTCCCGCCGCAAAAAGCTGACCTTCGTTATCGTGGGGGGCGGACCGACGGGCGTCGAACTGGCAGGCGCCGTGAAAGAGGTCGCCACCGAAACACTGCCCAAAGAATTCCGCAATGTCCACTGTGATATGGCCCGCGTGATTCTCGTTGATGGCGGGGAACGACTTGTGGGCCCCATGCCTGAAGATCTGGGCAAGAAAGCTCAGGAAGTACTCGAAAAAATGGGCGTCGAGATCCATTTGCAGGTGCATGTGAACGACGTCACTTCGGAAGGGGTCGTCATCGGCGACGAGACCATTCCCGCCGAGAACGTATTCTGGGCGGCGGGCGTTCAGGGACAGGACCTGGCTAAAGAACTGGACGTCGAGACCGATCGCGGCAGCCGGATTGTCGTCAATCCGGACATGTCAATCCCCGGTCATCCCGAAGTCTTCGTCGTAGGGGATGCGGCCCATGCGACCGATGCCAAAACCGGAAAGCCGGTTCCCGGCGTCGCCCAGGGCGCGATCCAGACGGGCCGCTTTGTTGCCGAGATCATTAAGCAGGAACTCGAGGGCAATCCGCCTAAAGAACGTCCCGCATTCAGCTATTACGACAAAGGTTCCATGGCGATGATTGGCCGGGGCAACGCGATCGCTGCGATCGGCAAGGTACATTACAGCGGTATCCTGGGCTGGATCTCCTGGAATATCCTGCATGTGATGTTTCTCGTCGGGTTCCGTAACCGCTTCAAAGTCATGCTGGACTGGCTCTGGAACTACATCTGGAAGACTCGCCGCTCACGACTGATTACCGGCGATCCCCAGGTACATATCAAACGCCTGTACTCGGAACGACAGAAACGTGAAGAGGAAAAACACCGACGCCTGCTGCAACGCAAGCAGGACGAGGAACAGTAA
- a CDS encoding sulfatase-like hydrolase/transferase, with amino-acid sequence MPRLIELRIQAFLYCLLLVLGGFTCCRTSLAEDSRRPNIVMIISDDQTYRDFEFMGNRQIKTPQIDQLAAQSARFVNGYLPTSVCSPSLATLLTGLYPHQSGIHYNHPPPGNSAFNRMTSRKEYEQTRNPAFQLIQSVDTLPRLLAAHGYRCLQTGKFWEGHYRNAGFTEGMTIFEPVPGQTFGGNRKLANGTLAAHGNGDWGLKIGRETMQPIYDFVKDCEKDSTPWLVWYAPYLPHQPHDSPQKYFDLYRDQPGVKKNEIAYYASCTEFDDTVGDLVHFVEKEADVKNTLFLFVIDNGWTPGERPMQPRENYHHTKASKRSPFEDGLRSPILIRWDGVTQPATLTELVSSIDVVPTLLNAAGLKKEAQRLPGVNLLPAAEGKAALPADRAVYGAIFPGDASSLKHPERDVAHRWVRQGNLKLITSHNANAQGKTWNNYTRGDVLYDVVKDPGETNNLIDDPQFKVPQQTLRELLNQWWNPES; translated from the coding sequence ATGCCACGTTTGATTGAATTGAGAATTCAGGCATTCCTGTACTGCCTGCTGCTGGTCCTCGGCGGCTTCACTTGCTGCCGGACATCGCTGGCGGAAGACTCCCGACGCCCGAATATTGTGATGATCATTTCCGACGATCAGACCTATCGCGATTTCGAGTTCATGGGAAACAGGCAGATCAAAACTCCCCAGATTGACCAGCTGGCAGCCCAGTCGGCCCGGTTTGTCAACGGCTATCTACCGACGAGCGTCTGCAGTCCGTCACTGGCGACATTGCTGACCGGCCTCTATCCGCATCAGAGCGGTATTCATTACAATCACCCTCCGCCAGGCAATAGTGCCTTCAACCGGATGACCTCCCGCAAGGAGTACGAGCAGACCCGCAACCCGGCTTTTCAATTGATTCAGTCCGTCGATACGCTGCCGCGGCTGCTCGCTGCCCACGGCTATCGTTGCCTGCAGACCGGGAAGTTCTGGGAAGGCCATTACCGCAATGCCGGCTTCACAGAGGGGATGACGATTTTCGAACCGGTCCCGGGGCAGACCTTTGGCGGGAACCGCAAGCTGGCAAACGGCACTCTCGCGGCTCACGGTAATGGAGACTGGGGACTCAAGATCGGTCGCGAGACGATGCAGCCGATCTATGATTTTGTGAAAGACTGCGAAAAAGACTCTACCCCCTGGCTGGTCTGGTATGCCCCGTATCTGCCGCATCAGCCCCACGATTCACCTCAGAAGTATTTCGATCTTTATCGCGATCAACCGGGCGTGAAGAAAAATGAAATCGCCTACTATGCCAGCTGCACGGAGTTCGATGATACAGTAGGAGATTTAGTCCACTTCGTCGAAAAAGAAGCGGACGTTAAAAACACTTTGTTTCTGTTCGTGATCGACAACGGCTGGACTCCGGGCGAGCGCCCCATGCAGCCGCGAGAAAATTATCACCACACGAAAGCCAGCAAACGATCTCCGTTTGAAGACGGACTGCGCTCGCCGATCCTGATCCGCTGGGATGGCGTGACCCAGCCTGCGACGCTCACAGAACTGGTCAGCAGCATTGATGTGGTACCAACACTGCTCAACGCGGCCGGCCTTAAAAAAGAGGCACAGCGACTGCCCGGCGTGAACCTGTTACCGGCTGCGGAAGGCAAAGCAGCGTTACCAGCTGACCGCGCCGTGTATGGGGCGATTTTTCCAGGCGATGCGAGTTCCTTAAAGCATCCGGAGCGGGATGTCGCCCATCGCTGGGTGCGCCAGGGGAATCTCAAGCTCATCACGTCACACAACGCGAACGCACAGGGGAAAACCTGGAACAATTACACGCGAGGCGATGTGCTGTATGATGTGGTCAAAGATCCGGGTGAAACCAATAACCTGATTGACGATCCCCAATTCAAAGTTCCGCAGCAAACATTACGCGAGCTGCTGAACCAGTGGTGGAATCCGGAATCGTAA
- a CDS encoding RraA family protein, which yields MNNPTPETITLDMMRESLYSAIVCDALDSIGLTNQSPRKELFPMTVEDVVVGRCKTSLWADMYHADPSPYELELKGVDSINADEIFIAAASGSMRSGIWGELLSTAVKHRGCCGAIIDGAVRDVRQMRDMSFPVWAVGTSPYDSKDRQRIIDLDIPVEIGGVNFSPGDLVIADVDGIVVVPQEVEDKVIRLAWQKVHEENTFRDSIKAGMSATEAFAKYGIL from the coding sequence ATGAATAATCCGACCCCTGAAACAATCACGCTGGACATGATGCGGGAATCCCTCTATTCGGCCATCGTCTGTGATGCCCTGGATTCTATAGGCCTGACCAACCAGTCTCCCCGCAAGGAACTTTTCCCGATGACGGTCGAGGATGTCGTCGTGGGCCGCTGTAAAACCAGCCTCTGGGCCGACATGTACCATGCGGACCCCAGCCCTTACGAACTGGAACTCAAAGGCGTCGATTCGATTAACGCGGATGAAATTTTCATCGCTGCTGCCAGCGGTTCGATGCGGTCGGGCATCTGGGGGGAACTTCTCTCCACCGCCGTGAAACACCGGGGCTGCTGCGGCGCGATCATCGATGGCGCCGTTCGCGATGTCCGTCAGATGCGGGATATGTCCTTCCCCGTCTGGGCCGTCGGCACATCCCCTTATGACAGCAAAGACCGCCAGCGGATTATCGACCTCGACATTCCCGTCGAGATCGGAGGTGTCAACTTCTCCCCCGGTGACCTGGTGATCGCTGACGTGGATGGCATTGTGGTCGTCCCTCAGGAAGTCGAAGACAAAGTTATTCGTCTCGCCTGGCAGAAGGTACACGAAGAAAACACGTTCCGCGACAGCATCAAGGCCGGCATGTCCGCCACCGAAGCCTTCGCCAAATACGGCATCCTTTGA
- a CDS encoding IclR family transcriptional regulator, protein MPATKEASSLGKAFQVLEVLATAAGPRTLLEIVQDLGLHKPTVHRILGELVDLGYVSRVEKGVYEITPKLRRLASGELEDRLIEIADPCLRELHTETGETVNLGVLRGTNVRYLRVLESTHPLRRIVEPDSVDPFYSTSLGRAITLQLTDAEWEALINRTRLLARTTETVTDVKQLRKIHQQAQQDGYSVEQDQNDVGVTCIGAPVYQQENIVAAISLSVPTARADTKALKRFIKAVLRTAEQISQKLEFNR, encoded by the coding sequence ATGCCTGCCACTAAAGAAGCCTCTTCGCTGGGCAAAGCATTTCAGGTTCTCGAAGTTTTAGCGACCGCCGCCGGACCGCGGACGCTGCTGGAAATCGTACAGGATCTGGGGCTGCATAAACCAACTGTGCACCGCATCCTCGGCGAACTCGTTGACCTGGGATATGTGAGTCGCGTCGAAAAAGGCGTCTATGAAATCACCCCCAAACTCAGAAGGCTCGCCTCCGGCGAACTGGAAGATCGTCTGATCGAAATCGCGGACCCCTGTCTGCGGGAGCTGCATACGGAGACGGGAGAGACCGTCAATTTAGGTGTCCTGCGAGGCACCAATGTTCGCTACCTGCGGGTACTGGAGAGCACACATCCCCTGCGGCGGATTGTAGAGCCGGACAGTGTCGATCCCTTTTATTCGACTTCACTGGGGCGGGCGATCACACTGCAACTCACCGATGCGGAATGGGAGGCTCTGATTAACCGCACCCGTCTGCTGGCACGAACCACAGAGACCGTGACCGATGTCAAACAGCTCCGCAAAATTCATCAGCAGGCCCAGCAGGACGGTTACTCCGTTGAACAGGATCAGAACGATGTCGGCGTAACCTGCATCGGTGCCCCCGTCTATCAGCAGGAGAACATCGTCGCCGCCATCAGTCTCAGCGTTCCCACTGCCCGTGCCGATACGAAGGCCTTAAAGCGTTTCATTAAAGCCGTGCTGCGAACGGCCGAACAGATTTCTCAAAAACTCGAATTCAACAGATGA
- a CDS encoding M81 family metallopeptidase, with amino-acid sequence MRVGILALQHESNTFIRTATTLADFEYDVLATGDEIYPIFKSSAHEIGGFYAGLAETELEAVPIFVARALPGGTITAETVNTLINQMLAALKQAGPLDGLLVAPHGAGVSESERDLDGYWLSLVRDAVGPDLPIICTLDAHANVSQKMIDACNATIVYRTNPHIDQKDRGIEAARLMDRTLKGEVKPTQAACFVPVAINIERQHTSSEPCDSLYYVANKMLETPGVLSNSIILGFPYADVEEMGSGFIVVTDDHPAQARELADELGQTLINRRDEFKAHLIGIEDALDRAEQMEGPVCFLDMGDNIGGGSPADGTTILHAIKARRGPTSFACLYDPEAAQTAIAAGPGIHLPELAMGGKTDDLHGAPLVANVTVISVHDGDFTEAEVRHGGKTEFHMGPTAVVQTDFGLTLMLNSHRTPPFSLGQLTSCNIHPGDYQILVAKGVQAPLAAYRPVCPNLIRVNTPGVTSADMEHFDYHYRRKPLFPFEPIN; translated from the coding sequence ATGCGTGTCGGAATCCTGGCCTTACAGCACGAATCAAATACGTTCATCCGGACCGCGACCACTCTGGCCGATTTTGAATACGATGTTCTGGCGACCGGCGACGAGATCTATCCGATCTTTAAAAGTTCGGCCCATGAAATCGGTGGTTTCTACGCGGGGCTGGCTGAGACAGAACTGGAAGCGGTACCGATCTTTGTGGCGCGGGCCTTGCCGGGAGGAACGATCACGGCGGAAACCGTCAACACACTGATCAACCAGATGCTCGCGGCGCTGAAGCAGGCAGGCCCTCTGGATGGTCTGCTGGTCGCACCGCATGGTGCAGGAGTCAGTGAAAGTGAACGTGATCTGGATGGATACTGGCTCTCGCTGGTTCGGGATGCCGTCGGTCCGGATCTTCCCATCATTTGTACGCTGGATGCCCATGCGAATGTTTCCCAGAAGATGATCGATGCCTGTAATGCGACGATCGTTTACCGGACAAATCCGCACATCGATCAGAAGGACCGGGGAATTGAAGCGGCACGGCTGATGGACCGGACTCTGAAAGGGGAGGTCAAACCAACGCAGGCGGCCTGTTTTGTGCCCGTGGCGATTAACATCGAACGCCAGCATACCTCCTCTGAACCCTGTGACTCGCTGTATTATGTCGCCAACAAAATGCTGGAGACGCCCGGAGTGCTCTCGAACAGTATTATCCTGGGTTTTCCTTACGCGGATGTCGAAGAGATGGGCTCGGGCTTCATTGTGGTGACTGACGATCATCCCGCTCAGGCCCGGGAACTGGCCGACGAACTGGGACAGACGCTGATCAACCGCCGCGATGAATTCAAAGCGCACCTGATTGGCATTGAAGACGCACTCGACCGGGCAGAACAGATGGAGGGGCCGGTCTGTTTCCTGGATATGGGCGATAACATCGGCGGTGGTTCTCCGGCGGATGGGACCACGATTCTGCATGCAATTAAAGCCCGCCGGGGTCCCACCAGCTTCGCCTGTCTGTACGATCCTGAGGCAGCACAAACGGCGATTGCAGCCGGACCCGGAATTCATCTCCCCGAACTGGCGATGGGTGGAAAAACAGATGACTTGCATGGTGCCCCCCTGGTGGCGAATGTCACCGTCATCAGTGTGCATGATGGAGACTTCACGGAAGCGGAAGTCAGGCACGGAGGCAAAACTGAATTCCATATGGGACCGACGGCCGTGGTCCAGACTGATTTCGGACTGACGCTCATGCTCAACAGTCACCGCACGCCTCCGTTCAGCCTGGGGCAGTTAACGTCCTGTAATATCCATCCGGGCGACTACCAGATTCTGGTCGCCAAGGGAGTTCAGGCTCCACTGGCCGCTTATCGTCCGGTCTGCCCGAACCTGATTCGCGTCAACACACCGGGCGTCACTTCAGCCGATATGGAACACTTCGACTACCACTACCGTCGCAAACCTTTGTTCCCGTTTGAACCGATCAATTAA
- a CDS encoding mandelate racemase/muconate lactonizing enzyme family protein: MQITKIETSIAESIMPGLLLVRIHTSEGVVGCGETYYAPHAVAAMIHDWMSHYLMGKNPLDIEAHWRFLYERATNFGSRGTELRAISAIDLALWDIFGKVTSQPVWQLLGGCVQESIRTYNSCGGPSYGGTTEKESKHTWPGYGSVGNQGPLNDYWSAVNEPVELARSLLSEGYQALKVWTLDFAAHKTNGPLHITHEDITRALEPFQKIRDALGSNIELIIDGHGFFQLAPALRIAKRLQEYDILWAEDLLRIDCVDTLSDFRSKAGIPVAVSEMFNGPDDFRLALEKRAADFVMIDPTWVGGISQTRNITRLAQFYNIPVVMHDCTGPLTLLNGVHVAASSNNVAWQESLRAHLRILYPQLIDTPIEVEAGRIKIPQKPGLGVAWLPELFTPGTNQYRATTLT, from the coding sequence ATGCAGATCACGAAAATAGAAACTTCGATTGCCGAATCGATCATGCCTGGTCTGCTGCTGGTGCGCATTCATACCAGCGAAGGCGTTGTCGGATGTGGCGAAACCTATTACGCACCGCATGCAGTAGCAGCGATGATCCACGACTGGATGTCACACTACTTGATGGGGAAGAATCCCCTCGATATCGAGGCTCACTGGCGATTCCTGTATGAGCGGGCAACGAACTTCGGCTCCCGGGGAACCGAGCTGCGGGCGATCTCCGCGATTGACCTCGCGCTGTGGGACATCTTCGGCAAGGTCACATCACAGCCGGTCTGGCAGTTGCTGGGTGGCTGTGTGCAGGAATCGATTCGTACCTACAACAGCTGTGGCGGCCCTTCCTATGGAGGCACCACCGAAAAAGAGAGCAAACACACCTGGCCGGGTTACGGTTCGGTAGGAAACCAGGGCCCATTGAATGACTACTGGTCCGCCGTCAATGAACCGGTGGAACTGGCGCGGTCGCTGCTGTCAGAAGGTTATCAGGCTCTTAAAGTCTGGACGCTGGACTTTGCGGCGCACAAGACGAATGGGCCTCTGCACATCACACACGAAGACATCACACGTGCGCTGGAACCGTTTCAGAAAATCCGGGATGCGCTGGGAAGTAATATCGAACTGATTATCGACGGCCACGGGTTCTTTCAACTCGCGCCCGCACTCCGCATCGCGAAACGATTGCAGGAATATGACATCCTCTGGGCTGAAGACCTGCTGCGGATTGACTGTGTGGATACGCTGAGCGACTTCCGCAGCAAAGCAGGAATTCCCGTTGCGGTGAGTGAAATGTTCAACGGCCCGGACGACTTTCGACTGGCACTGGAAAAACGGGCCGCTGACTTTGTGATGATCGATCCGACGTGGGTGGGCGGCATATCGCAGACGCGAAATATCACCCGTCTGGCGCAGTTCTATAACATTCCCGTGGTCATGCATGACTGCACCGGACCTTTGACTTTGCTCAACGGCGTGCACGTCGCCGCGAGTTCGAATAATGTGGCCTGGCAGGAGAGTCTGCGGGCCCACCTGCGAATTCTGTATCCTCAACTGATCGACACACCCATTGAAGTCGAAGCGGGACGGATCAAGATTCCACAGAAGCCGGGTCTGGGAGTCGCCTGGCTGCCTGAGCTGTTCACGCCGGGAACGAACCAGTATCGCGCGACGACGCTGACTTAG